The following proteins are encoded in a genomic region of Glycine soja cultivar W05 chromosome 17, ASM419377v2, whole genome shotgun sequence:
- the LOC114392768 gene encoding probable WRKY transcription factor 40 isoform X2: MEPTCGDTSLDLNVDPSTMHMDGALVEELRRLSCENKRLTHLCENYMALQKQLSQLINTNFDQQLDYPIESSRKRKAAESDQCCTNKFVGVSNNNAECSSIITEDSFKKYKDFNSSPKVSKFLVKTEASNNSLYVMDGYQWRKYGQKVTRDNPSPRAYFRCSFAPSCPVKKKVQRSLEDPTILVTTYEGEHNHGHQRAEISLVSNQSEALPPLKGSSPVSSPNTATIRSAVCPTVTLDLVKSGLVEFESAQKSSIQQFLVQQMATSLTRDPNFTTELATAISGKILEAQW; this comes from the exons ATGGAACCAACATGCGGGGATACTTCACTCGATCTTAACGTTGATCCTTCTACTATGCACATG GATGGGGCTTTGGTAGAAGAGTTGCGTCGTCTAAGTTGTGAGAACAAGAGGTTGACCCACTTGTGTGAGAACTACATGGCTCTGCAAAAGCAACTGAGCCAATTGATCAACACGAATTTTGATCAGCAATTAGACTACCCAATTGAATCTTCACGCAAGAGAAAAGCTGCCGAGAGTGATCAATGTTGTACCAACAAATTTGTTGGTGTTAGTAATAATAATGCTGAGTGCAGCTCCATCATCACTGAGGATTCATTCAAAAAGTACAAGGACTTCAACTCCTCGCCTAAGGTTTCCAAGTTTCTTGTCAAGACTGAAGCATCTAACAATAGCTTA TATGTGATGGACGGATATCAATGGAGGAAATATGGTCAGAAAGTCACTAGGGATAACCCTTCTCCTAGAGCTTACTTCAGGTGCTCCTTTGCCCCAAGCTGCCCCGTGAAAAAAAag GTGCAAAGGAGTTTAGAGGACCCTACAATACTTGTTACAACGTATGAAGGAGAGCATAACCATGGTCATCAAAGAGCTGAAATATCACTTGTCTCAAACCAAAGTGAAGCCCTTCCTCCTCTTAAAGGGTCAAGTCCTGTTTCCTCACCTAATACAGCGACAATTCGAAGTGCTGTTTGCCCCACCGTAACGCTTGATTTGGTCAAGTCAGGATTGGTTGAATTTGAAAGTGCCCAAAAGTCCTCTATCCAGCAATTTTTGGTTCAACAAATGGCTACTTCTTTGACAAGGGATCCCAATTTCACAACAGAACTTGCCACTGCCATTTCAGGAAAAATTCTAGAGGCCCAATGGTGA
- the LOC114392768 gene encoding probable WRKY transcription factor 40 isoform X1, which produces MEPTCGDTSLDLNVDPSTMHMDGALVEELRRLSCENKRLTHLCENYMALQKQLSQLINTNFDQQLDYPIESSRKRKAAESDQCCTNKFVGVSNNNAECSSIITEDSFKKYKDFNSSPKVSKFLVKTEASNNSLYVMDGYQWRKYGQKVTRDNPSPRAYFRCSFAPSCPVKKKSSQNKIKLSNFSNVSHHRMIIWVQRSLEDPTILVTTYEGEHNHGHQRAEISLVSNQSEALPPLKGSSPVSSPNTATIRSAVCPTVTLDLVKSGLVEFESAQKSSIQQFLVQQMATSLTRDPNFTTELATAISGKILEAQW; this is translated from the exons ATGGAACCAACATGCGGGGATACTTCACTCGATCTTAACGTTGATCCTTCTACTATGCACATG GATGGGGCTTTGGTAGAAGAGTTGCGTCGTCTAAGTTGTGAGAACAAGAGGTTGACCCACTTGTGTGAGAACTACATGGCTCTGCAAAAGCAACTGAGCCAATTGATCAACACGAATTTTGATCAGCAATTAGACTACCCAATTGAATCTTCACGCAAGAGAAAAGCTGCCGAGAGTGATCAATGTTGTACCAACAAATTTGTTGGTGTTAGTAATAATAATGCTGAGTGCAGCTCCATCATCACTGAGGATTCATTCAAAAAGTACAAGGACTTCAACTCCTCGCCTAAGGTTTCCAAGTTTCTTGTCAAGACTGAAGCATCTAACAATAGCTTA TATGTGATGGACGGATATCAATGGAGGAAATATGGTCAGAAAGTCACTAGGGATAACCCTTCTCCTAGAGCTTACTTCAGGTGCTCCTTTGCCCCAAGCTGCCCCGTGAAAAAAAag TCTTCACAAAACAAGATCAAGTTATCAAATTTTTCTAATGTATCTCATCACCGAATGATCATTTGGGTGCAAAGGAGTTTAGAGGACCCTACAATACTTGTTACAACGTATGAAGGAGAGCATAACCATGGTCATCAAAGAGCTGAAATATCACTTGTCTCAAACCAAAGTGAAGCCCTTCCTCCTCTTAAAGGGTCAAGTCCTGTTTCCTCACCTAATACAGCGACAATTCGAAGTGCTGTTTGCCCCACCGTAACGCTTGATTTGGTCAAGTCAGGATTGGTTGAATTTGAAAGTGCCCAAAAGTCCTCTATCCAGCAATTTTTGGTTCAACAAATGGCTACTTCTTTGACAAGGGATCCCAATTTCACAACAGAACTTGCCACTGCCATTTCAGGAAAAATTCTAGAGGCCCAATGGTGA
- the LOC114393950 gene encoding protein ANTHESIS POMOTING FACTOR 1-like: MGGTQVEREEKVSLELSEEILQSMEVGMSFKDYNGRISSLDFHRASSYLVTASDDESIRLYDVTGGTCLKTINSKKYGVDLVCFTSHPTTVIYSSKNGWDESLRLLSLHDNKYLRYFKGHHDRVVSLSLCSRKDCFISGSLDRTVLLWDQRAEKCQGLLHVQGRPAISYDDPGLVFAIAFGGYIRMFDARKYEKGPFEIFSVGGDISDANVVKFSNDGRLMLLTTADGHIHVLDTFRGTLLSTYNVTPVSCNSTLEASFSPEGMFIISGSGEGSIYAWSVRSGKEVASWRSATSDTGPPVIKWAPGSLMFATGSSELSFWVPDLSKLGSYVGRK; the protein is encoded by the exons ATGGGAG GGACACAAgtggagagagaagagaaggtgTCTTTGGAACTCAGCGAAGAAATTCTTCAGAGTATGGAAGTGGGAATGTCCTTCAAAGACTAT AACGGTAGAATTAGTTCGTTGGATTTTCACAGGGCATCCAGTTATCTAGTGACCGCTAGTGATGATGAATCCATTCGTCTGTATGATGTTACTGGTGGAAC ATGTTTGAAGACAATTAATAGCAAGAAGTATGGAGTTGACCTGGTTTGCTTCACATCTCATCCTACAACTGTCATTTACTCTTCAAAAAATGGTTGGGATg AATCTTTGCGGCTTCTATCGTTGCATGATAACAAGTATTTGAGATATTTCAAAGGTCACCATGACAG GGTTGTGTCTCTAAGCTTATGCTCTCGAAAAGACTGCTTTATATCTGGATCTCTAGATCGAACTGTTTTACTGTGGGATCAAAGGGCTGAGAAGTGCCAG ggaCTTTTACATGTACAAGGAAGACCTGCTATATCATATGATGATCCAGGGCTTGTCTTTGCAATTGCCTTTGGAGGATACATAAGAATGTTTGATGCCCgcaagtatgaaaag GGTCCCTTTGAGATATTTTCTGTTGGGGGAGATATTTCTGATGCAAATGTTGTGAAATTTAGTAATGATGGGAGACTAATGCTTTTAACAACGGCAGATGGGCATATTCATGTGCTTGACACATTTCGTGGCACACTT TTATCCACATATAATGTCACACCTGTCTCATGCAACTCCACATTAGAAGCTTCTTTCAGCCCTGAGGGAATGTTCATAATATCTG gTTCTGGAGAAGGCAGCATCTACGCATGGAGTGTTCGAAGTGGCAAAGAA GTTGCAAGTTGGAGGAGTGCAACTTCTGATACTGGACCTCCTGTAATAAAGTGGGCTCCTGGAAGTCTTATGTTTGCTACAGGATCATCTGAGTTGTCATTCTGGGTTCCTGATTTGTCTAAGTTGGGATCCTATGTTGGAAGAAAGTAG
- the LOC114392941 gene encoding probable WRKY transcription factor 40, translating to MVVQLFNTEIIMDEKVETIKAELKRVREENNTLRMMLEVLSSKYTKLETHLQEINKTQHKGMSSNQIGSVTVPPMFQTNKRPRLEFPTAKKPLQIFVKTHPKDDSLIVKDGYQWRKYGQKVTKDNASPRAYFRCYMAPICPAKKKVQRCLHDKSILVAIYDGEHSHGPLDESSSSTPKGSSPVANNKLPLMTSVPNDKEAMNIDLALSGWSQTDRRHCEDVMQQNNNNGGSNIKIEEYVSSLIKDPDFTMSLAEAVARTITGQQKQQDLNLNLELPEE from the exons ATGGTCGTTCAACTCTTCAACACAGAAATCATAATGGATGAAAAG GTGGAAACTATTAAAGCTGAGTTAAAACGAGTGAGAGAGGAGAACAACACTCTAAGAATGATGCTTGAAGTTCTAAGCAGCAAGTACACAAAGCTTGAGacccatcttcaagaaataaACAAGACACAACACAAGGGCATGAGTTCAAATCAAATAGGGTCAGTAACAGTACCACCTATGTTTCAGACAAACAAGAGACCGAGACTAGAGTTTCCCACAGCAAAAAAGCCATTACAAATCTTTGTCAAAACACACCCCAAGGATGATAGTTTG ATAGTAAAAGATGGCTATCAATGGAGGAAGTATGGGCAGAAGGTCACCAAAGACAATGCTTCACCAAGGGCTTATTTCAGGTGCTACATGGCTCCCATTTGCCCAGCAAAAAAGAAG GTGCAAAGATGTTTACATGATAAGTCAATCCTTGTTGCAATTTATGATGGAGAGCACAGCCATGGACCCCTTGATGAGTCCTCTTCGTCCACACCTAAAGGCTCATCACCAGTGGCTAATAATAAGTTACCTCTGATGACAAGCGTACCAAATGACAAAGAAGCCATGAACATTGACTTGGCTCTTTCAGGGTGGTCTCAAACAGATAGAAGACATTGTGAAGATGTCATGCAACAGAATAATAACAATGGTGGTAGCAACATCAAAATTGAAGAATATGTAAGTTCTCTAATCAAGGATCCAGACTTCACCATGTCATTAGCTGAAGCAGTTGCCCGCACCATCACTGGCCAGCAGAAGCAACAAGATCTAAACCTCAATTTGGAGCTTCCTGAAGAGTGa